Proteins encoded in a region of the Candidatus Obscuribacter sp. genome:
- a CDS encoding serine/threonine protein kinase, producing the protein MDHKRKTIFDYRRPQGELALWWQSFFLLPLWAQVALLPLGAIVRTVDRHSEAYFISAYMVFFFFYFIYKLRARQLTIDDKNISLGYTSFAISQLKSITMSTTRYGIPGNTINLNFDDGKETHTLGLSLFALSPDDALKLVNLLSRRVSALPVDAQVERVIKAQKPLEVEHIPNPDEIILPYRMHGFFQDLPRVFETTLASWSKIVGPVWTLILCSPLWLGTTFSIFNMLRDWADVNNNWTFYQTLASILTYCTPAATTANVNLESWLAFFPVACLVWYLLFSFVYKLLKVQLSPTRLLLNRQELSLDWWSELFSVESACFDWSLVKKISLVGNQGTASPDKWKIKIEYGKWQQLSLELGAIKPEDRPRLLSRLQQFAPANTLSIEVTETLTPRAEGSYTELWLQSLSDTAIRKNLEPLNSQSRLQDGRYEVIEKLGIGGEGTAYKALDRNELWEGKVRNIVLKETIIPPYMDRSAERDAIKRIQTESLILSSIDSNLVVKCLDFFIEDKRCYLVLDYIDGDNLRNVVKNHGPIKEKEALQLAIQMCQILSVLHDKQIIHRDFTPDNLMYSQDKTLKLIDFAVATEDKGGTTGTIVGKHSYVPPEQFRGHAQKASDIYAMGATLYFILTGSDPEPISVASLGDSNVSVSPFLANLVERMTDQDPDNRPSDLDELARLLQEHLDESTNIISIKLEERLKHG; encoded by the coding sequence GTGGACCATAAAAGAAAGACCATCTTTGATTACAGAAGACCGCAGGGCGAACTAGCTTTGTGGTGGCAGTCGTTTTTTTTGTTACCGCTCTGGGCCCAAGTGGCACTATTGCCACTGGGAGCAATTGTCCGCACAGTGGATAGGCACAGCGAGGCCTATTTTATTTCGGCCTATATGGTCTTTTTCTTCTTTTATTTTATCTATAAGTTAAGAGCCAGACAGCTAACCATCGACGACAAAAATATCAGTCTGGGTTACACCAGCTTTGCTATCAGTCAGCTCAAAAGTATCACCATGTCCACCACTCGCTATGGCATACCGGGCAATACGATCAATCTCAACTTTGATGATGGCAAAGAGACACACACACTGGGTCTCTCACTATTTGCCCTGAGTCCAGATGACGCCCTAAAACTAGTCAATTTATTGAGCAGGCGGGTCTCAGCACTGCCTGTAGACGCCCAGGTGGAGCGCGTAATCAAAGCGCAAAAGCCATTAGAAGTAGAACACATCCCCAATCCAGACGAAATCATCCTGCCCTATCGCATGCACGGATTTTTTCAAGATTTGCCCAGAGTATTTGAGACGACTCTAGCAAGCTGGTCCAAAATAGTCGGTCCAGTTTGGACTTTGATACTTTGCTCACCACTCTGGCTTGGTACTACGTTTTCGATTTTTAACATGTTGCGAGACTGGGCAGACGTCAACAATAACTGGACCTTTTACCAGACACTGGCATCCATTTTGACCTACTGTACTCCTGCTGCAACCACTGCCAATGTTAATCTTGAGAGCTGGTTGGCGTTCTTTCCTGTGGCTTGCCTGGTCTGGTATTTACTCTTTAGTTTTGTCTACAAGCTTTTAAAAGTACAACTCAGTCCCACCAGACTATTACTCAATAGACAGGAGTTATCGCTGGATTGGTGGTCAGAATTATTTAGCGTAGAGTCTGCCTGTTTTGACTGGTCACTGGTCAAAAAAATCAGTCTGGTGGGCAACCAAGGCACTGCCAGTCCGGACAAATGGAAAATCAAAATCGAATATGGTAAATGGCAACAGCTAAGTCTAGAACTCGGTGCCATAAAACCAGAAGACAGACCGAGACTGCTTAGCCGCCTGCAACAATTTGCCCCAGCCAATACACTCTCTATAGAGGTAACCGAAACCCTGACGCCAAGGGCAGAAGGTAGTTATACAGAACTGTGGTTGCAGAGTCTGTCAGATACTGCTATCCGCAAAAACTTAGAACCTCTCAATAGCCAATCAAGACTGCAAGATGGTCGATATGAAGTAATAGAAAAACTGGGCATTGGTGGCGAAGGCACAGCCTACAAAGCGCTGGACAGAAATGAACTCTGGGAAGGAAAAGTACGAAATATCGTCCTCAAAGAAACAATCATCCCTCCCTATATGGACCGCAGTGCCGAACGCGATGCCATCAAAAGAATCCAGACAGAATCACTGATACTAAGCTCAATCGATAGCAACCTCGTGGTCAAATGTCTGGATTTTTTTATAGAAGACAAACGCTGCTATCTCGTACTCGATTATATTGACGGTGATAATCTGCGCAATGTAGTTAAAAATCACGGTCCAATCAAAGAAAAAGAAGCGCTCCAATTAGCTATACAGATGTGCCAAATATTGAGTGTTTTGCACGACAAACAAATTATCCACCGTGACTTTACACCTGACAATTTGATGTACAGTCAGGATAAAACTCTCAAATTAATTGACTTTGCCGTGGCCACCGAGGACAAAGGCGGCACCACTGGTACTATCGTAGGCAAGCATAGTTATGTGCCACCAGAACAGTTTAGAGGTCATGCCCAAAAAGCCAGCGACATCTACGCCATGGGTGCCACTTTATATTTTATCCTGACTGGCTCAGACCCAGAACCAATCAGTGTTGCCTCACTGGGCGATAGCAATGTCAGTGTCTCACCTTTTTTGGCAAACTTAGTCGAGCGTATGACCGATCAAGATCCAGATAATCGTCCATCAGATTTAGACGAATTAGCCAGATTGCTACAAGAGCACCTGGACGAAAGTACTAATATTATAAGTATCAAGTTGGAAGAAAGACTAAAACATGGCTGA
- a CDS encoding trypsin-like peptidase domain-containing protein yields MPLASIYPRELFIKMHGQKRRAQAKIQAGSLVLGLTFGVALAGAFFAGQNMGKHEDARAATTPPVGGHATTLMGNLGMETIADIAARAGQSVVNIDTMTVVQLPFFTRSVGPFELFGLGEESVQPMFQEQRGVGSGVIFREDGYILTNNHVVGNAKQIKVTLADKRVFDGKVIGRDAYTDIALVKIDAKGLPVARIGSSKSLRPGDFAIAIGSPLGFDHTVTLGIVSALGRSIDAENKPISNLIQTDAAINPGNSGGPLLNILGEVVGVNVAVRGDGQNIGFSIPSEVFEDVAQQLISTGHVKRPYLGIRMQLLDAQVAGALNVPISTKGTVVAQIGSGSPAAISGITIGDIITAIDDKPVEKPEDVRSAVKAHKPGESIKIVVLRHGESKTINVTLGEYKTP; encoded by the coding sequence TTGCCTCTAGCATCCATTTACCCCAGGGAGTTATTTATCAAAATGCACGGACAGAAGCGCAGAGCACAAGCAAAAATACAAGCTGGATCTCTGGTTTTAGGTCTAACTTTTGGCGTAGCGCTGGCTGGTGCCTTTTTTGCAGGTCAAAATATGGGCAAACATGAAGATGCCCGTGCCGCCACGACTCCGCCAGTAGGCGGTCATGCCACTACTTTGATGGGCAATTTAGGCATGGAGACAATTGCCGATATTGCGGCGAGAGCCGGTCAGTCAGTAGTAAATATAGACACCATGACTGTAGTGCAACTACCGTTTTTTACACGCTCAGTTGGTCCTTTTGAGCTATTTGGTCTGGGCGAAGAATCAGTCCAACCGATGTTCCAAGAGCAGCGCGGAGTTGGCTCCGGCGTGATTTTTAGAGAGGATGGCTATATCCTCACCAATAACCATGTGGTGGGTAATGCCAAGCAAATCAAAGTGACCCTGGCTGATAAGCGGGTCTTTGACGGCAAAGTTATTGGTAGAGACGCCTACACCGATATTGCCCTGGTCAAAATTGACGCTAAAGGACTGCCAGTGGCTCGCATTGGCTCAAGCAAAAGCCTCAGACCAGGCGACTTTGCCATTGCCATCGGCAGTCCGCTGGGCTTTGACCATACAGTCACTCTCGGTATTGTCAGTGCCCTGGGACGCTCTATTGATGCCGAGAACAAACCAATTAGCAATTTGATTCAGACCGATGCTGCCATTAACCCTGGCAATAGCGGCGGACCACTGCTCAATATCCTGGGGGAAGTAGTGGGCGTCAATGTGGCAGTCAGAGGTGATGGACAGAATATCGGCTTTAGTATCCCCTCTGAAGTATTTGAAGATGTAGCCCAGCAACTAATCAGCACCGGTCATGTTAAACGTCCCTATCTGGGTATCCGCATGCAGCTGCTCGATGCCCAAGTAGCAGGCGCTCTCAATGTACCAATATCGACAAAAGGCACAGTAGTAGCCCAAATAGGTAGCGGCAGCCCAGCGGCGATAAGCGGTATTACCATTGGTGACATTATTACAGCTATAGACGACAAACCAGTCGAAAAGCCAGAAGACGTGCGCAGTGCCGTCAAAGCTCATAAACCTGGTGAGTCAATTAAGATAGTTGTACTGAGACATGGCGAGAGCAAAACAATCAATGTAACTTTGGGCGAATACAAAACCCCCTGA
- a CDS encoding tetratricopeptide repeat protein: protein MSQNPTSAKNNKGALLFIVLCATLFWLSNNPVINPSSTVVDKSSELAELKHRYAIDMDKGKTDDAIKELTRGIELDPQNPVPLRLRGSLYEQSGDLKAAASDLDRALLLQPADVDTLMAIAALQYKSKNYDQALLTYDKLTNLKGDKRAQVVGLNGKALVHLSLDHPDLAQRQVKEAIALDPFSVKAREIMGNVLQKRGDLRGAIDSYTAGLRIDRSSYGLYNNRALAYKKLNMYSECVADLEALTRLKPQDKVLAERLAKVKAESKAQTK, encoded by the coding sequence TTGTCTCAAAACCCGACCAGTGCCAAAAATAACAAAGGAGCGCTGCTCTTTATAGTGCTTTGCGCCACTCTCTTTTGGCTCAGCAACAATCCAGTCATTAACCCCTCGTCAACTGTTGTGGATAAGTCCAGCGAGCTAGCTGAGCTCAAGCACCGTTATGCCATCGATATGGATAAGGGCAAAACTGACGATGCCATCAAAGAATTGACTCGCGGGATTGAACTGGATCCGCAAAATCCAGTGCCCTTGCGCCTGCGTGGCTCACTTTACGAGCAATCTGGTGACCTCAAAGCCGCTGCCAGCGACCTGGACCGGGCACTACTTTTGCAACCTGCCGATGTGGACACCCTCATGGCAATAGCTGCTTTGCAATACAAAAGCAAAAATTATGACCAGGCTCTTTTGACCTATGACAAATTGACTAATCTAAAAGGTGACAAAAGAGCACAGGTAGTCGGTCTAAATGGTAAGGCCCTGGTGCATTTAAGTCTTGATCATCCTGACCTGGCTCAGCGTCAAGTCAAAGAGGCAATAGCCCTAGATCCTTTTAGTGTCAAAGCCAGAGAAATTATGGGCAATGTATTGCAAAAACGCGGCGACCTGCGCGGTGCAATCGATAGCTATACAGCTGGTCTACGCATCGACCGCAGCTCTTATGGGCTCTATAACAACCGGGCACTGGCATATAAAAAACTAAACATGTACTCTGAATGTGTCGCCGATTTAGAAGCTCTGACCAGATTAAAGCCTCAGGACAAAGTCCTGGCTGAGAGATTGGCTAAAGTAAAAGCCGAGAGCAAGGCTCAAACTAAATAG
- a CDS encoding ligase-associated DNA damage response exonuclease: MSDLVTVTESGLYCAMGDFYIDPWRSVKLALVTHGHSDHARMGSQRYITHKDGQAILRYRLGEIDVTGVDYCQVLQLGGVKVSFHPAGHVLGSAQIRIETDKGEVWVVSGDYKAQYDPTCPGIEPVRCDTFITESTFGLPIYRFNEGDTVACEIVDWWEKCKAKGQVAMVGAYSLGKAQRLLASLPDLAGPIYVHGSVAAINSIYQGAGVTLPAWTHLTSEHKADKLAKEGALLVAPPSSIEGPWARRFAKRQEAFASGWMLVRGRRRMRSIDRGFVLSDHADWPGLISVIAATGAERVLVTHGFSDPLVRYLSERGLNAATLRTAYGDEEAPEAAPDASPDASIEVASESANLLSDGVS, encoded by the coding sequence TTGAGCGACCTTGTCACAGTTACTGAGAGCGGTTTGTACTGCGCTATGGGCGATTTTTATATCGACCCCTGGCGCTCTGTTAAACTCGCCCTGGTCACCCACGGCCACTCTGACCATGCGCGTATGGGCAGTCAGCGTTATATCACCCACAAAGATGGTCAGGCTATTTTGCGTTACCGCCTGGGCGAGATAGATGTCACAGGTGTTGATTACTGTCAGGTTTTGCAGCTTGGTGGAGTAAAAGTTTCATTCCACCCGGCTGGTCATGTGCTGGGCTCGGCACAGATACGCATAGAGACTGATAAAGGCGAAGTCTGGGTGGTCTCAGGCGACTATAAGGCGCAATATGATCCGACCTGTCCTGGTATTGAGCCGGTGCGTTGCGATACCTTTATCACCGAATCTACTTTTGGTTTGCCTATATACCGCTTTAACGAAGGCGACACTGTCGCTTGTGAAATAGTCGATTGGTGGGAGAAGTGCAAAGCTAAGGGCCAGGTGGCTATGGTGGGGGCTTATAGTTTGGGCAAAGCGCAGCGTCTATTGGCTTCTTTACCAGACCTGGCTGGTCCTATATATGTGCATGGTTCGGTGGCAGCGATAAACTCAATATATCAAGGGGCAGGAGTGACCCTGCCTGCCTGGACCCATCTCACCAGTGAGCACAAAGCCGACAAACTGGCAAAAGAAGGGGCGCTATTGGTAGCACCACCATCATCGATTGAAGGACCCTGGGCAAGAAGGTTTGCTAAAAGGCAAGAGGCTTTTGCCTCAGGCTGGATGCTGGTGCGAGGTAGGCGTCGCATGCGCTCTATCGATCGCGGCTTTGTCTTATCAGATCACGCTGATTGGCCTGGACTTATCAGTGTAATAGCCGCTACTGGGGCTGAGCGGGTGCTTGTTACCCACGGTTTTAGCGATCCTCTGGTGCGTTATTTATCTGAGCGTGGTCTCAATGCCGCTACTTTGCGCACTGCTTACGGTGACGAGGAAGCCCCAGAGGCAGCGCCAGATGCATCGCCAGATGCATCTATAGAGGTGGCTTCAGAGTCAGCCAATCTCCTGTCTGATGGAGTGAGCTAG
- a CDS encoding ATP-dependent DNA ligase — MRAFARLYNELDTTNSTSQKLQILVDYLSQGDTKSLAYAIYFLSGRKLRGLPSNKLKDVCKQITGISDWLFQESYDNVGDLAETIALLLPGGAGAINETLAEFVEQNIIPLKDLDDAALLTKLSGLYSVMDINQKFVFNKLITGGFRVGVSHQLVAKALARVSGVSENIMQHRLMGDWAPDSVFYERLICPDHGEGEISAPYPFYLASPISVLTDCPDDASMGSASDYAFEWKWDGIRAQVIKRQGQVFIWSRGEELVTDRFPEVARAASKLPDGTVLDGELLAFKEGDIMPFAQLQKRIGRKTLSKKLLADVPVAFICFDILEADSVDIREQTYINRRHKMLSILTPGALGQYPSCAGALSEYLRVPPLITVSDWQEARALRATSRDLKVEGLMLKRQDSVYGVGRKRGDWWKWKVDPHSIDAVLIYAQRGHGRRASLYTDYTFGLWHCGELVPVAKAYSGLTDLEIKEVDSYIRANTKEKFGPVRTVTPGLVFELSFEGIQLSPRHKSGVAVRFPRISRWRTDKTIEQADHLDTLKEMIEQSPLAVVPGDG, encoded by the coding sequence ATGAGAGCTTTTGCCAGGCTCTATAATGAGCTTGATACCACTAATAGTACCAGTCAAAAATTGCAGATACTGGTGGATTATCTAAGCCAGGGCGATACCAAAAGTCTTGCTTATGCGATTTATTTTTTATCGGGGCGTAAGCTCAGAGGTTTGCCCTCTAATAAACTAAAAGATGTCTGCAAACAAATCACTGGTATCTCAGACTGGCTCTTTCAAGAGAGCTATGACAATGTGGGAGACCTGGCTGAGACTATTGCTCTTTTACTGCCCGGCGGTGCTGGTGCAATAAATGAGACTCTAGCTGAGTTTGTCGAGCAAAATATCATACCCCTCAAAGATCTTGACGACGCTGCACTCCTTACTAAGCTGAGCGGTCTGTATAGCGTCATGGATATAAACCAAAAGTTTGTCTTTAATAAGCTCATCACTGGTGGCTTTAGAGTAGGTGTTTCGCATCAACTGGTGGCTAAAGCGCTAGCCCGGGTCAGTGGTGTCTCCGAAAACATCATGCAACACCGGTTAATGGGAGACTGGGCTCCTGATAGTGTGTTTTATGAGCGTCTTATTTGTCCTGATCATGGCGAAGGCGAGATTTCGGCTCCCTATCCATTTTATCTGGCCTCACCAATCAGTGTCCTGACCGACTGTCCTGATGATGCCTCTATGGGTAGTGCCAGTGATTATGCCTTTGAATGGAAATGGGATGGCATCAGAGCGCAAGTGATAAAACGGCAAGGACAGGTGTTTATCTGGTCCCGAGGCGAAGAACTCGTCACTGATAGATTTCCTGAGGTGGCTAGAGCCGCCAGCAAACTGCCCGATGGCACAGTGTTGGATGGTGAACTTTTAGCATTTAAGGAGGGCGACATCATGCCCTTTGCTCAATTGCAAAAGCGCATTGGTCGCAAAACACTATCAAAAAAGTTATTAGCTGACGTGCCGGTGGCTTTTATTTGTTTTGATATTTTAGAGGCAGACTCAGTCGATATCCGAGAGCAAACCTATATAAATCGCCGCCATAAAATGCTCTCTATCCTTACTCCTGGTGCCCTCGGTCAATATCCCAGTTGTGCCGGTGCCCTGAGTGAATATTTGCGAGTGCCACCACTTATAACTGTCTCAGATTGGCAAGAAGCGCGTGCCCTTAGAGCCACAAGTCGTGACTTGAAGGTGGAGGGTCTGATGCTTAAGCGGCAGGACTCGGTTTATGGAGTGGGACGCAAACGAGGCGACTGGTGGAAATGGAAAGTCGACCCGCACAGCATCGATGCTGTCCTTATTTATGCTCAAAGAGGTCACGGACGCAGGGCGTCGCTTTATACTGACTACACTTTTGGGCTCTGGCATTGTGGTGAGCTTGTGCCTGTGGCCAAGGCTTACAGCGGCTTGACTGACCTGGAAATTAAAGAAGTAGACTCATATATAAGAGCCAATACCAAAGAAAAATTTGGTCCAGTGCGCACAGTCACACCCGGTCTTGTTTTTGAGTTATCTTTTGAAGGCATACAGTTATCACCCCGGCATAAATCAGGTGTGGCTGTGAGGTTTCCTCGGATTAGCCGCTGGCGTACTGACAAAACAATCGAGCAAGCCGATCATCTCGACACACTAAAAGAGATGATTGAGCAAAGTCCCCTGGCAGTGGTGCCGGGCGATGGTTAA
- a CDS encoding ligase-associated DNA damage response DEXH box helicase — MVKVKSETLAMERWFKERGYIPFDFQKQCWTNYLAGKSGILSASTGMGKTYALWPGPLLEYINTPQHFDPPSKVSARTKEPASLPLTVIWLTPLRALASDIAESLMVPVSDLDLPFSVETRTGDTKSSIKQRQKERLPSCLITTPESLSILLSYPGNEAKFATLKLVVVDEWHELLSSKRGSQVELALARLRAIVAQSGGVERQGDKLRVWGLSATIGNLDSALKTLMAGTDEPGVLVTSSAPKVVTTDTVLPPALSHLPWTGHTGLTMVDEVVQLVAQSQSSIVFTNTRSQTEQWYQNMIEADESLCGVSALHHGSLDYDVRRWVEEALKLGRLRCVVSTASLDLGVDFAPVDRVLQLGSPKGVARAMQRAGRSGHKPGAVSALFMVPTHALELIELAAARKAIAAGQIESRFALHKPFDVLCQHVTTVALGSGFVSEELYREVKTTEAFKDLTWQEWLWVLNFVATGGKALTAYPDYHRIRLKDGRYIMDDKMLALKHRLSIGTIVSDQSMEVKFLRGSSLGHVEESFISMLKKGDSFLFAGRYLELVEVKEMKAYVRLSSRHSGPVPRWLGGRLPMSSELALFVRRLIDLAAEGIYSEPEMAFIKPLLKVQAQRSILPSMSEVLVEHHKSRDGYHLFVYTFEGRLVNEGLAHLIAFKLSRFEPSTFSIAINDWGFEILSARPIQFPDGADAAAFFHGFDIKNLERDIFDCLNSTEMARRQFREIARVSGLIFQGYPGAPKAVKQVQVSATLLYDVFVEFDPGNLLVRQAHDEVLQRNLEISRMLGALKRLSQATIIEVETKKASPFALPLMVDRLRGKLSNEKLAKRVMQMEIELAKEMN; from the coding sequence ATGGTTAAGGTCAAATCAGAGACTTTAGCCATGGAGCGCTGGTTTAAGGAGCGCGGTTATATACCATTTGATTTTCAAAAACAGTGCTGGACCAATTATCTGGCTGGCAAGAGTGGCATACTCAGTGCTTCTACCGGCATGGGTAAAACTTATGCACTGTGGCCCGGTCCGCTACTTGAGTACATCAACACGCCTCAGCATTTTGACCCACCCTCTAAAGTCAGCGCTCGTACAAAAGAACCTGCCAGTCTGCCTCTTACTGTTATCTGGTTGACCCCTCTGCGTGCTCTTGCCAGTGACATAGCCGAGAGTCTGATGGTGCCAGTCAGCGATCTTGATTTGCCATTTAGTGTGGAGACACGTACTGGTGATACCAAAAGCTCAATTAAGCAGCGTCAAAAAGAGAGGCTCCCTAGCTGTCTTATCACTACTCCTGAGAGTCTAAGCATACTTTTGTCCTATCCTGGTAATGAGGCCAAATTTGCCACACTAAAACTGGTGGTGGTAGATGAATGGCATGAATTACTCAGTAGTAAAAGAGGCAGTCAAGTTGAGCTGGCTTTAGCCAGGCTGAGAGCCATTGTCGCTCAAAGCGGGGGCGTGGAGCGCCAGGGCGATAAATTGAGAGTGTGGGGTTTGTCCGCCACCATAGGCAATCTTGATAGCGCTCTTAAAACACTAATGGCTGGTACTGACGAGCCGGGCGTTTTGGTGACCAGCAGTGCACCAAAAGTGGTGACGACTGATACGGTGCTCCCGCCTGCCCTATCGCATCTACCCTGGACTGGACATACTGGACTGACCATGGTGGATGAAGTCGTCCAACTGGTGGCTCAAAGTCAGTCCTCGATAGTATTTACTAATACCCGGTCACAAACTGAGCAGTGGTATCAAAACATGATAGAGGCAGACGAGAGCCTCTGTGGTGTGTCGGCTTTGCACCACGGCTCTCTCGATTATGATGTGCGCCGCTGGGTCGAAGAAGCACTCAAACTGGGGCGACTGCGCTGTGTAGTGTCCACTGCCTCTCTTGATCTTGGTGTGGATTTTGCACCAGTGGATAGAGTCTTGCAACTCGGTAGTCCCAAAGGTGTGGCCAGGGCCATGCAACGAGCCGGTCGTAGCGGACATAAACCTGGTGCTGTCAGTGCACTGTTTATGGTGCCTACCCACGCTCTTGAGTTAATCGAGTTAGCCGCCGCTCGCAAAGCTATTGCTGCTGGTCAAATAGAGAGCCGATTTGCTTTGCATAAGCCCTTTGATGTGCTTTGCCAGCATGTTACGACAGTGGCTCTAGGCAGTGGTTTTGTTAGTGAGGAGCTCTATAGAGAGGTCAAAACCACCGAAGCCTTTAAAGATTTGACCTGGCAAGAGTGGCTCTGGGTTTTAAATTTTGTCGCCACCGGTGGTAAGGCGCTCACTGCTTATCCTGATTATCATCGCATCAGACTCAAAGACGGCCGCTATATCATGGACGACAAGATGCTTGCTCTCAAGCATCGCCTCTCGATTGGCACAATCGTATCTGATCAGTCGATGGAGGTAAAATTTTTGAGAGGCAGTAGCCTCGGACATGTGGAAGAGTCTTTTATATCGATGCTCAAAAAGGGTGATTCTTTTTTGTTTGCCGGTCGTTATCTTGAGCTTGTTGAAGTAAAAGAAATGAAAGCTTATGTGCGCCTCTCCAGTCGTCACTCTGGTCCAGTACCACGCTGGCTCGGCGGACGGCTGCCGATGAGTAGTGAGCTAGCGCTCTTTGTGCGCCGTTTGATTGACCTGGCTGCCGAGGGTATTTATAGCGAGCCCGAAATGGCTTTTATCAAGCCCCTTTTGAAAGTACAGGCCCAGCGCTCGATATTGCCCTCAATGAGCGAGGTCCTGGTGGAGCATCATAAATCAAGAGATGGCTATCACCTTTTTGTTTACACTTTTGAGGGGCGCCTTGTAAACGAAGGGCTGGCGCATTTGATTGCTTTTAAACTTTCGCGTTTTGAGCCTTCCACCTTTTCTATAGCCATTAATGACTGGGGTTTTGAGATTCTCTCCGCTAGACCGATTCAGTTTCCGGATGGCGCCGATGCTGCGGCATTTTTTCATGGTTTTGACATCAAAAACCTGGAGCGCGATATTTTTGATTGTCTCAATTCCACCGAAATGGCCAGGCGTCAGTTTCGTGAGATTGCCAGGGTCTCGGGACTAATTTTCCAGGGCTATCCGGGAGCGCCCAAAGCAGTAAAACAGGTGCAAGTCTCAGCCACGCTGCTTTATGATGTATTTGTCGAGTTTGATCCCGGTAATTTGTTGGTTAGACAGGCTCACGATGAGGTTTTGCAGCGCAATCTTGAGATCAGTCGCATGCTGGGAGCGCTAAAGCGGCTCAGTCAGGCTACAATCATTGAGGTCGAGACCAAAAAAGCCAGCCCTTTTGCCCTGCCTCTCATGGTAGACCGCCTCAGGGGTAAATTATCCAACGAAAAACTGGCTAAAAGAGTAATGCAGATGGAAATCGAACTGGCTAAAGAAATGAATTGA
- the pdeM gene encoding ligase-associated DNA damage response endonuclease PdeM codes for MSISIDVTIRSGHRSTPVEQFVLLGDKAIFLPGRKTLIVSDIHLGKAASFRARNFFAPEGITTHDLDRLSHLLASTAASRLLILGDLVHAQDGVTSHIERAFVDFSARQDCQMVLVKGNHDVKVKIPSSWPLDLVEEHFTEDGIIFSHDLNLQKDLFTLCGHIHPAVVLSGKGRQRERLPCFWLRDRHMILPSFGVFTGASTVSPAKGDRVFVVAQGEVVEVKSST; via the coding sequence ATGTCAATTTCTATCGACGTCACGATACGCTCTGGTCACAGGTCCACTCCAGTGGAGCAGTTTGTCTTGCTTGGCGATAAAGCAATCTTTTTGCCGGGGCGTAAAACATTGATTGTGTCTGATATTCATCTGGGCAAAGCAGCATCATTTAGAGCGCGCAATTTTTTTGCCCCGGAGGGTATCACCACCCATGATTTAGATAGACTCTCGCACTTGCTTGCCAGTACAGCTGCCAGCCGCTTGCTTATACTTGGCGATTTAGTCCACGCTCAAGATGGTGTCACCAGTCACATTGAGCGGGCCTTTGTCGATTTTAGCGCCAGGCAAGATTGTCAAATGGTGCTAGTTAAAGGTAATCATGACGTCAAAGTAAAAATACCCAGTAGCTGGCCACTAGATCTGGTGGAGGAGCATTTCACCGAGGACGGTATTATCTTCAGCCACGATTTAAATTTACAAAAAGACCTCTTTACACTTTGTGGTCATATTCATCCTGCTGTTGTGCTCTCCGGCAAAGGCAGGCAACGCGAGCGCCTGCCCTGCTTCTGGCTCAGGGACCGACACATGATATTGCCTTCTTTTGGTGTCTTTACTGGCGCCAGTACAGTGTCTCCGGCTAAAGGGGACCGAGTATTTGTGGTCGCTCAAGGCGAAGTGGTGGAAGTGAAAAGCAGTACTTGA